ACTGGGGCAAGGGGCAGCTTCGTCTGGTGGAACTGCCCACCAACAATCGGGATATGGATAATATTGGCGCATTCTGGGTGCCGGAACATGAACCTGCACCCAAAACGCCCCTGCACTTCGCTTATACCCTGCGCTTTTTCCTCGATAATCACGGTCTGATCCCGCTACCCCATCCGGTGGGCACCTATCTGGGCGACGATCCAAAAGTGCCCGGCGCACGGACGGTGGTAATCGATTTCGGGGGCGGTGCGCTCACCAAACTGCAGGACAATGCGCCCGTGCAGGTCCATCTTGACGCTGCCGACGGTGCGAAAATTCTCAGCCAGAAACTGGAATGGGAAAAGGATGGCCATTTCTGGCGAGTGATCGCCGTCATTCAGCCGCAACCGGATTTACCCAGTAATGTACGGTGTTTTTTAACCCTGAACCATCAGGTGATGAGCAATACCTGGACCTATCTTTTACACGCGGCAAAGGAGCAGATGTAATGTTTAAGGATGAATCAAGCTACAGTGTCAATCCCGCGGGTGATCTGCTGGCGGGTTGGACAGCGGAGGCCATGGTCGTCGCAAACAATGCCCCGGTGCTGGCCCGCGTGGAGCAGTACATGGCCCGCCTGTCATTGACGGATGCCCAGCGGCTGTGGGTTCGCGGGCAGGTAGTGGCGCAACTGCGCGGCGCGGATATGGAAGGTGAGGCGCTTTATGCCCGGGCCTTCGCCGGCCTACAGTTGGCCCTGGCGACGCTGGGGGACGGCGACGAGCTGGATGTGCGACTGGATCTTTCCCTCCATCTGCCCGTGGGCGACGCCCATGATGGCAAGCCCTGCCGCTGGTTGCAGCGTCAGGTAGGCCCGGCCATCGTGCGTTCCAGCATGGCCTCGCGACCCTTGAACCGCTCCTGGGGCGCAGCCTTGATGCGCCTCGCCCGGTCCCTGCTCAACCACCACACGATCCGCGCGCATCCGCGCGTACTGCCTGGAGAAGCCTGAATATGGGTTTTGGCGGCGCCCGGCCATGGGAAGCCATCGGCCGGTACCGGCGCTACTGGCTCAGCACTTTCATCGTTCTTCCGGCGTGCGGCGCTGGCCTGACACTGGACCAGGTATTGACAGACCGCCTGCCCTTCTGGCTGGAACTGCCGACGTTGATCATCTTTGTATTACTGTTCGCCTGGATATCCGCAGGCTTCTGGACGGCGCTGGTAGGGTTCGTTCTGCTCATGCGTGGACGTGCTGATACCACACCCGGCAGCCCCGAACTGCACCTGGCCGAGCCGCGTCTGCAGAGCCGGGTGGCGGTACTCATGCCGATTTACAATGAAGAAGTGGAGCGGGTCGCCGCAGGTCTCCAGGCCACCTATAAATCCATACAGAAGACCGGTGCACTCGCCCATTTCGAATTTTTCCTGTTGAGCGATACTCGCGACCCTGCCATCTGGCTGCGAGAAGAGCTGGTGTGGTCGGCGCTTTGCGAGTCTTTGGACGCTTTTGGGCGCATCCATTACCGGCGGCGGCCCATCAATAACAAGGCCAAGAGCGGGAATGTGGCAGATTTTTGCCGCCGCTGGGGTAAGGGTTACGAATACATGGTGGTACTCGACGCCGACAGTGTGATGAACGGCGAGACGCTGTACCGGATGCTGGAGATGATGGAGGGTAATCCTCAGGTCGGCATCATTCAAACCCAGCCGGTGGCGGTCAATCGCGAAACCCTGTATGCGCGCCTGCAACAGTTCGCGCAGCATCTATATGGCCCGATTTTCAGCGTCGGCCTGCGCTTCTGGCAGTTGGGCGACGGCCATTATATCGGCCATAACGCCATGCTTCGAATCGCTCCCTTCTCCCAATATTGCGCCCTGCCGGTGTTGCCGGGGCGGGCCCCTCTCGGCGGCCCGCTACTGAGCCACGATTTTGTCGAGGCCGCGCTCATGGCCAAAAGCGGCTGGGAAGTCTGGTTTGTGCCCAGCCTGTCCGGGAGTTATGAAGAAGTACCTCCGACCCTGATCGATGATCTCAAACGCGACCGCCGCTGGGCGCAGGGTAATCTTCAACATCTGCGCCTGCTGGCAGGGGAGGGCCTGCGCCCGGCGCATCGCTTTCTTTTTGTCAACGGCGCCATGTCTTTTTTGGCGGCGCCCTTGTGGGGCCTGTTTTTGATCCTGGGTGCGCTGGGCTCGCTCCACTGGGCCAATACCGCCAGTGACGGCAGCGTCATCACCCCGCTCGACTGGGACTGGCTGGTCAGTCCCATGCCCTTCTGGCTGTTTGGGATGACGGCGATTTTACTGCTGTCGCCAAAATTCATGGCGGTGCTCTGGGCGTTGCGTCAGCGCGGCCGAAAAGAGCAATTCGGCGGCGCATTCCATCTGGTGATCGGCATGTTTTTGGAGAGTATATTTTCGATACTCATGGCGCCGATCCGTATGGCCTTTCACAGCCAGTTCGTGATTCAGACCCTGATGGGGCGCGGCGTGGGCTGGGGCGCGCAAGTCCGTGGCGATCAGGAGACGTCCTGGCGGGATGCGCTACGTTATTTTGGCTGGTGTTCGGCGCTGGGTTTGATTCTGGCAGGAATACTCTATCCCTTTCTGGGGGCGTGGCACTTCGCCTGGCTGGTACCCATACTCGGGGGGCTGGCGTCAGCGGTGCCCCTGGCGGCCTGGACGAGTCGTCCCGCGCTGGGGCGCTGGACCCAGCGGCATCATCTTTTTGTCATCCCCGAAGAAGTACATGTCCCGCCGGAATTACAATCGCTCAGCGCGGATAGGATGGCCTATATGCCCCACATAGAGGGGGACCCCTTTGTTCAGGTGGTGGTGGACCCCCGTTTCAACGCGATACATACCGCCTTGCAGCGTAACCGCACCGCCGCCTGGCCACGTGCGGCGAAACTCTGCCACAAGGCGCTGGAAGAGGGTCCGCAAGGGCTCAGCAACCGTGAGCGCAACATACTGCTGACCGATCGCAACTCCATGCTCGCGCTGCATCGTGCGGTCTGGTCCACGGCCGATCGGACGCGTCTGGCGGCCTGGGGGTTGCAGAGCGAGGCGCAGGTGTTGTCCGACGCGTGATCGCGATTCGGCCGAGGCTCAGGAACGCCGGTTGCGGATTTCCGCCAGACGCTCCGCGCGGGCACCTTTTCCGCCCAGGTAGCCGGGTACGATACTCTCGACCGTGGTGGCCTGTATCTGGAAACGGTCGGCCAGATCATTTCTGGTACAGACGCTGTCGACGGACAGGGAGAGCAGATTATCGCGGGTGAGTACCTTGCCCGGCAGCCTTTCCATGATGCTGGCCTGAAGATTGCCGGCGAAGTCACCGAGGGGCACGATGACGCGATGGGTGCCGATCAGACTCTGGGTATAGGCCACCAGTTCACCGAGGGTATAGACTTTCGGACCACAAAGATCATAGGCCTGACCGTAGGTTTTTTCGTCATCCATGGATTGCACGTAGGCGCTGACCACATCTTCAATCCAGACCGGCTGCATTCTGGCTTTCGACCGAGCCAGCGGAATGAAAAAGGGGATGCGGCGCAATAACCCGGCGAAGCGGTTGAAAAAGCTGTCACCTTCACCAAAAATCACCGCTGGGCGAAAAGAAGTGGTTTTTAGCCCATGGCTCCAGAGCGGCATGGGCTCTTCCAGATCATCAAAGTGTCCTGTTTCCGCCCTATTCCCGCCCGACTGACGGACGACTGCCTCACCAGCCCCCTTGGAGCGCAGGTAGGCGCTGGGTCCGGTGGGACTGGCTCCCAATGCACTCATGTGGAGCAGACGGGGGATGCCCAGATCATTGCAGGCGCCAACCACCAAGCGCGGGAGTTCGACGTGGTTCCTGTCGAAATCGCCTTGATGGCGTTCATTGAGGATGCCCACGAGATTGATGACGACATCTCGTCCTGCGAACTGTTTTTTTAACGCGACAGGGTCATGGACATCGGCCTCGATCAACTCCACACCGGGGAGCACCAGCAGATTTTCACGGTGGCGTTCGCGGTTGCGCGTCAGGATGCGCACGGCGTGCCCTTTCTGGCTCAACCGCTCTGCCAAGTGCCGCCCCACGAAGCCCGTGCCCCCCAGCAGACAAATTTTGTGAAGTGTCATGACTCCTCCAGACTGATACCTGCCAGCATAGCACAGGCTTATGAACGGCGGGGCGGATGGGCCATATTTGTTCGAGGCCCTCCACATAGGCTATAAACCGGAATGGTATTCGAGGGAGGAATGACATGACGGGATGTTCGGCAGGGCGGAAACGCGGGATGCGGGCAGGAGCGTATTTTGCCATGCTCGGGGCGCTGGTGATGGCCCTGGCGGTGATCGCCGGCGCGGCAGGAGATCATCTGGTGGCGGTGCGGGTAGGTGGCCGTGCGCTGCATATTTACGACATTGCGAATCGCTTTCAGATTTATCACGGGCTTGGGCTGCTGCTCATCGGCGTGTTGATCCGCCAGTACGGCAGGCGGCGCCTGCTCTGCGCGGCGGGACTGCTGATGGTCCTGGGCGTTCTGCTGTTTTGCGGCGGACTCTATCTGCTGGTGCTGACCGGCTATTCGTTCTGGGCATTTTTCGCCCCCATAGGCGGGACGGCGCTGATTTTTTCCTGGCTCCTACTGGCGCTAGGTGTCTGGCGGGCCTCCAAAACGCAGGGGAATGGTGATGCTGATTGCAACGGGTAACGCATACGGAAAATATCTGGATTTTGCCGATGCCGAAGTGGGGGACAGGTTCTGGGTTGTGGAGCATGTGCCTTATAGTGGGACGGTAAAATCCGTGCGGGCCTATAGTGTGACGGAGATCAACTCAAAAACCGTGCTGTGCCATGCCGAAGAAGGCAAGGCGCTCAAATTGAAACGCGCTTTGCCTCAGGAAAACTGCTACCTGGATACCGATCCATATTTCCAGAATATTGCCCGCACCATGCAGATATCTACGCAGGTACAGGAGGTGAAAAAACTGGTAAAAGAACATGAAATCATGGACTTTGACCAGGAAGTCATCGACGCGGTCATGGCGTGGCAGAAAAGGGTGTCGGCGCGGAAGGGCGCAGCACAAGGATAGCCGAGCTTATGCTGACATGGATGGAACAGTCTGGTCCATTTGCAATGGGGGTTGCGCCGTGCGGACCGGCGGGACTGGAACGAGGTATTTCAGGAGATGGGTGGCTGCCAGAGTTTATCCCAGCTTTGCTGGGCGGCGAGACCGAGGCGTTGGGGGAGGGTCTTTTGGCGCTGGTAATGGAGGGCGAGCACTTTGCCCTGTCGCACCGCTTCCAGGATGATCTCGTCGCTGGTGGCGAGATCATCCACCAGTCCGAGCTGGTGGGCCTTGTTGCCCAGCCAGGCTTCGCCGGTGGCGACTTGTTCCAAATCCAGTTGCGGACGGTATTGCCGGACGAAGTCGCGGAACTGGGCGTGGGTTTCTTCCAGTTCTTCGCGCAGCTTGGCGCGGCCGGTTTCGGTATTCTCTCCGAACAGGGTGACGGTGCGCTTGAATTTGCCGGCGGTGAATTGTTCCCAGTCGATGTTGCGATCCTGCAGCCAGCGGTGGAAGTTGGGGATTTGGGCGACGACGCCGATGGAGCCGATGAGGGCGAAGGGGCTGGCGACGATACGGTCAGCGGTGACCGCCATCATGTAGCCGCCGCTGGCGGCGACGGCGTCGACCAGCACCGTGAGATGAATCTTGGCGGCGCGCAGACGTAATAACTGGGCCGAGGCGAGACCATAGGTGTTGACCATGCCGCCGCCGCTTTCCAGGCGCAGCAGGACGGTGTCGCCGGGTTTGGCGGCCTGGATGATGGCGGAGATTTCTTCGCGCAGGGCACTGACGGCGGAGGCGCGGATGTCGCCCTTGAAGTCGAGCAGATAGGTGCAGCTTTCGGCAAGGGGGTCGTTGGCCCTGTCTTTGCGGTCTTTCTTGAGGGTCTTTCGATGGATTTTCAGGGCTTTTTTGTCCAACCGGTATTGCTGGACGTTTTCGCCCGATTGTTCTAATTGCTTGCGCAGGTCGGTGACCTGCACCTGCCCGGACGCGGGGCTTTTGCGTTTGTTTAGGGCGATGGCGGCGATGCCGCCCACGACGATGAGCAGCGCGACCACGATGGTGGCGGTGTCGGCGAGGAAGAGCAGGTAATGGCTGAAGAAGGTTTCCATGGCGCCAAGATAGGCGGAAAGGCGATAGCTGTAAAGATTTGGGGTATGGTTGAACCCTGGGTGCTGGGGGCGTTATCATTTTACCTCTTGCCGAGGTGCCTCCTTTCATGATCCATGTGAAGTTTTTTGCCAGCGTGCGCGAGCGTATCGGGATCGGGGAAATATCTCTGCCGATGCCTGAAGGTGGTGCCACCGTGGCGGATGTCCTGGCGCTGGCGGAGGATGAAGCCGGCGTGGTGCTGCAGGGCGCTCATCTGCTGGCGGCGGTCAACCTACGGCACGTGCCTTTCTCCGATGTGGTTCGCGATGGCGATGAGGTGGCGTTTTTTCCTCCAGTAACAGGTGGTTAGCTGTGCTCGTTAAAGTTCAGCAGGAAGACTTTGATCCAATGGCGGAGATGGCGGCCTTTCCGGCGGATGCCATCGCCGGAGCGGGCGGCTCGGTCACCTTTATCGGGACGGTGCGCGATTATAGCGAGGCGACGGATATCCTGGCCATGGAGATCGAGCACTATCCGGGGATGACGGAGCGCGAGCTGGAACGCATCAGCGCGGAGGCCGCGCGGCGCTACGATATCCTCGACAGCCTGATCATGCATCGTTACGGGCGTCTGGCGCCACAGGACAATATCGTGATGGTGGCGGTCTGGTCGCGGCACCGGGCGGCGGCCTTTGACGCCTGTCGCTTTCTGATCGATGTATTGAAAACCAGCGCACCCTTTTGGAAAAAAGAGATCACCCCGGAGGGAGCGCGCTGGGTGACCGATTGTCCCGGCTGCCGGGCCGGGAGCCGCGAGGGGCATACCCATGCGCCCCATGTTTCCCATTCCCATACACAGTTGAAGTGAGATTTTATGCCGAGTTTTGATGTGGTATCCGAAGTGGATATGCAGGAAGTGGATAATGCCCTGCATACAACGGTGAAGGAAATCACCACCCGTTATGACTTCAAGGGCAGCAAGGCGTCGATGGAGCGGAAAGAGAAGGAGATCATCCTCGTTGCCGAGGACGAGTATAAGCTGGGGCAGATGATCGACCTGCTCTCGGCGCGCCTGGTAAAGCGCGGGGTAGATTTGAAGGCCCTGGATGTGGGTAAGGTGGTCGCTGCGGCAGGCGGGATGGAGCGGCAGGTGCTGGGCCTGAAAGTGGGTCTGGAAACCGAAGTGTCCAAGCGCATGATCAAATTTCTGAAAGACGGGAAGTTCAAGGCCCAGGGCAGTATCCAGGGGGATCAGTTGCGGGTGTCGGGCAAGAGCCGGGACGAGTTGCAGGCGGCCATTGCCGCGCTGCGCGGTCACGATTTTGGTTTGCCGGTGCAGTTTACGAACTTTCGGGATTGAGGTTTGACGGGGGTAACATGGACAAGGTGGAATTGGCGGCACTGGTTGCCGGGATGGCAGGGGTAAGTGCGGCGGCGGTGATCAGCCGTGATGGGATTCCTTTACAGGTGGAAGGGATGTCCGAAGACGTGGCGGATACGTTGGCAGCGCTCGCTTCTGGCATGTGCGCACTGGCTAAACGCATGAACGAGGAGGGTAATGGTGTGCGTCATGTCCATGTGGTGCTGGCCGACCACGATATGGTGTTGCTGCCGACCATGTCAGGAGCCGTGCTGGTGGTGATGCGGCCGGGGCGGAACGACGAGTCGGGGTTTGATATATTGCGGACTGCGGCGGCGGCTTTATGACGAAGGTGTCGGCACAGCATACGGCACTTCACGACTGGCATGTGGCCCACGGCGCACGTATGGTGGATTTCGCTGGCTGGGAGATGCCTCTGAACTACGGCTCGCAACTGGCCGAGCATGAGGCGGTGCGGCGGGCGGCGGGACTGTTTGATGTCTCGCACATGCGGCCTCTGGATTTGAGCGGGCCAGATGCGCGGGTGCTGCTTCGATACGCGTTGGCCAACGATGTGGCAAAGCTGGACGCGGTGCCGGGCAAGGCGCTGTACAGCACGATGTTGCAGGGCGATGGTGGAATTATCGACGATCTGATCGTCTACCATCGTGGCGGAGGCCGGTATCGGATCGTGCTGAATGCGGGGGGGGCGGAGGCGGATACGGCGCACCTGCACGCCCTTGCGGATGCCCATGGCTGGCGCGTGACCC
This sequence is a window from Acidithiobacillus ferridurans. Protein-coding genes within it:
- a CDS encoding complex I NDUFA9 subunit family protein, whose product is MTLHKICLLGGTGFVGRHLAERLSQKGHAVRILTRNRERHRENLLVLPGVELIEADVHDPVALKKQFAGRDVVINLVGILNERHQGDFDRNHVELPRLVVGACNDLGIPRLLHMSALGASPTGPSAYLRSKGAGEAVVRQSGGNRAETGHFDDLEEPMPLWSHGLKTTSFRPAVIFGEGDSFFNRFAGLLRRIPFFIPLARSKARMQPVWIEDVVSAYVQSMDDEKTYGQAYDLCGPKVYTLGELVAYTQSLIGTHRVIVPLGDFAGNLQASIMERLPGKVLTRDNLLSLSVDSVCTRNDLADRFQIQATTVESIVPGYLGGKGARAERLAEIRNRRS
- a CDS encoding DUF423 domain-containing protein, with translation MTGCSAGRKRGMRAGAYFAMLGALVMALAVIAGAAGDHLVAVRVGGRALHIYDIANRFQIYHGLGLLLIGVLIRQYGRRRLLCAAGLLMVLGVLLFCGGLYLLVLTGYSFWAFFAPIGGTALIFSWLLLALGVWRASKTQGNGDADCNG
- the sohB gene encoding protease SohB produces the protein METFFSHYLLFLADTATIVVALLIVVGGIAAIALNKRKSPASGQVQVTDLRKQLEQSGENVQQYRLDKKALKIHRKTLKKDRKDRANDPLAESCTYLLDFKGDIRASAVSALREEISAIIQAAKPGDTVLLRLESGGGMVNTYGLASAQLLRLRAAKIHLTVLVDAVAASGGYMMAVTADRIVASPFALIGSIGVVAQIPNFHRWLQDRNIDWEQFTAGKFKRTVTLFGENTETGRAKLREELEETHAQFRDFVRQYRPQLDLEQVATGEAWLGNKAHQLGLVDDLATSDEIILEAVRQGKVLALHYQRQKTLPQRLGLAAQQSWDKLWQPPIS
- the mdoH gene encoding glucans biosynthesis glucosyltransferase MdoH codes for the protein MGFGGARPWEAIGRYRRYWLSTFIVLPACGAGLTLDQVLTDRLPFWLELPTLIIFVLLFAWISAGFWTALVGFVLLMRGRADTTPGSPELHLAEPRLQSRVAVLMPIYNEEVERVAAGLQATYKSIQKTGALAHFEFFLLSDTRDPAIWLREELVWSALCESLDAFGRIHYRRRPINNKAKSGNVADFCRRWGKGYEYMVVLDADSVMNGETLYRMLEMMEGNPQVGIIQTQPVAVNRETLYARLQQFAQHLYGPIFSVGLRFWQLGDGHYIGHNAMLRIAPFSQYCALPVLPGRAPLGGPLLSHDFVEAALMAKSGWEVWFVPSLSGSYEEVPPTLIDDLKRDRRWAQGNLQHLRLLAGEGLRPAHRFLFVNGAMSFLAAPLWGLFLILGALGSLHWANTASDGSVITPLDWDWLVSPMPFWLFGMTAILLLSPKFMAVLWALRQRGRKEQFGGAFHLVIGMFLESIFSILMAPIRMAFHSQFVIQTLMGRGVGWGAQVRGDQETSWRDALRYFGWCSALGLILAGILYPFLGAWHFAWLVPILGGLASAVPLAAWTSRPALGRWTQRHHLFVIPEEVHVPPELQSLSADRMAYMPHIEGDPFVQVVVDPRFNAIHTALQRNRTAAWPRAAKLCHKALEEGPQGLSNRERNILLTDRNSMLALHRAVWSTADRTRLAAWGLQSEAQVLSDA
- a CDS encoding roadblock/LC7 domain-containing protein, producing MDKVELAALVAGMAGVSAAAVISRDGIPLQVEGMSEDVADTLAALASGMCALAKRMNEEGNGVRHVHVVLADHDMVLLPTMSGAVLVVMRPGRNDESGFDILRTAAAAL
- a CDS encoding YajQ family cyclic di-GMP-binding protein, whose protein sequence is MPSFDVVSEVDMQEVDNALHTTVKEITTRYDFKGSKASMERKEKEIILVAEDEYKLGQMIDLLSARLVKRGVDLKALDVGKVVAAAGGMERQVLGLKVGLETEVSKRMIKFLKDGKFKAQGSIQGDQLRVSGKSRDELQAAIAALRGHDFGLPVQFTNFRD
- a CDS encoding molybdenum cofactor biosynthesis protein MoaE yields the protein MLVKVQQEDFDPMAEMAAFPADAIAGAGGSVTFIGTVRDYSEATDILAMEIEHYPGMTERELERISAEAARRYDILDSLIMHRYGRLAPQDNIVMVAVWSRHRAAAFDACRFLIDVLKTSAPFWKKEITPEGARWVTDCPGCRAGSREGHTHAPHVSHSHTQLK
- a CDS encoding MoaD/ThiS family protein; translation: MIHVKFFASVRERIGIGEISLPMPEGGATVADVLALAEDEAGVVLQGAHLLAAVNLRHVPFSDVVRDGDEVAFFPPVTGG